The nucleotide sequence ATCGTCCTAATCGATACCAGACCGATTAGGAACGATAAACCGATCAGAAAACATTGTACACCACATCCACAGCGTAAATCGTCACGCCTTCCGATCTTCGTCGCGGGGACTAGTCGCGTGGGCGGATACGGGAATAATGAAAACTTTATgctaaagatcatgacatggctTAGTTTGCCTATTCGTCTATTTGACATGTTATTAGGAGCCTTGCCGAAGTGCCTCACGGGCATATACCCCTTACCCTTAGGATGACTTTCTAAATTATTTAACTAATAATATTTGTCGTAAAGACACAATGTTCAAACTTCAAAGGCTGCTATAATGATAACTTTTAAAGTTATCCCGTATATTTTATAAACACGGATCTCTATTTTCGCTAAAAATAGAATCCCGTAGACAGGAAACACCTCATTTCGCTTTCCATCCTGGACTGCTGTAAATGGTGCGAGTCTGACACGTAAGCCAAACACCAAGTACATATTAGCCTCACATTTAGTTGTGTATCGTCGATTCAACGATTATCCATTGTAGTCTTATTACACAAAGAAAACCTAAACATATTTTTTTCAAGATGCAAAAAGGCATACTAAGCTATGGCAAAACATAACACAGTTCTGGATATTACTTAGTACAATTGGACAATAGCTGCTACATTCCCCGGACCACTACAACAATGCTTTAGAAATTCACCCTCGGATATACGAATTTCCACCTTaacacaaccccccccccccccccccccccccccacccccaactTCTGAGACTAGCGACGAATCCCAAAAAAAATACCATCCCTTCAAATTGTCGCTAACAGTTCCAAAAGCTACCTTTCATATACACAAACAGCAATTAGACTGAGTCTTGGCAATTCAGTGTTGAATTCTTTCATCGGAGTCGTTGAGTGGCTACCTTGGGCCGGACAGCTCCACGGCACGAAGGTTGTACGTGGAATCGACGATCCAGTCATTGCGGAGCGGTGCGGACTCAGCCTCCTGCCTCACCACCTCCACTTTCTGCCACTCGTCCCAACGCTCTGCCAGGCCGTCACCTTCGAGCATCCTCACCACCTCCGACATCTTTGGCCGGTCCAACGGGGAGCCCTGAGTGCAGAGGAGTGCCACCTGGATCAGGTTCTCCACCTCGATCTCCTCGTAGGCGTTCTGCAGATCTGGGTCCACCAgcatctccaccttcttctcctTCAGCAGTCCTTTCACCTGCAAGATGCCAATTGTGAATTATTCATTTATGCCAGCTTGTTTTTGTCATGAACAATCCATTCGTTCCATTGTTCTGATAGTTGAACATGTTTTTATAATGCAGCAGGCATATGGCAGGGCGACTGATTGTGCATTAGCATATTGTAGGCATGATGGATGTGTCCCCTGGAGGGTGAACTGCCCAGCTTGTCACTTGCCAGTGCACACTCTCTAATTAAGAAATGGATTAAGGGCACTTCATGGTTACAGAGTTAGCTTTCACACCAATCTTTAAGAAACTAATAAAATATAGCCCATAGACAGCAAAACAGTACGAAAGAAAAAGGACAAcgaccgctgccgccgccgcctatcGCGCGCCATGGAGCTCCAGCGAGACCTTACCGCGTCCGCGGCAgcctccttcttcccctccccctgCCGCAGCCATGACCATGGTCGCCCCCGCCCCAACCCCGCCTGGCCGCCTCCTCCGCTGCCCGCTCCAGCAGCGTcgtcgccgcctccgcctcgccgCCGTCTCTCCCGTCCCCACCGCTGGGCCCACCTGCCTCCCCTAACCCCTTTCTAAGACCgccggagatggagaagaagagaaggagagctTGGGCGCGGGTCGAGGGTGACCCGTCGTCAGATAGAGTTTGCGAAAGAAAAATGTATAATCTGTAGTGCAGTAATACTGTATGACACTGACTATTGAGAAGAAAAGTTACTTACCCAGTCAAGAAGCATAACATCGTCATCATTTGCAAGACGAGCAAGATCAAATGCCCTCTGGCCAGTAATAAGCTCCAGAAGCATGATCCCATAGCCAAAAACATCAGTCTTTTCAGAGGACTTGCCAGTGGATAGGTACTCGGGAGCAATGTGTCCAATTGTTCCACGAACAGCAGTTGTGACATGGGTATCCTTGTAATCCATAAGCTTGGCAAGCCCGAAATCACCCACGACTGCCTCGAAGTCCTCATCCAAAAGAATATTTGCAGCTTTGACATCCCGATGGATAATTTTGGGATCGCAGTGATCATGCAAGTAAGAAAGTCCTCTTGCAGATCCAAGTGCAATCCGTCTTCTTTTTTCCCACTCAAGAGGTGGCTCAGATGTCTGGCGCTCTATGGAATCAGAAAGACTAATGAGAACAGGAAGCTAATATTCTGCATGTTTAGTTGGGGCTATGGAATCAGTATTTAGAAAAAAGAACAAAGTACCTCGTAAACGTGATGCCACACTCCCATTAGCCATGTATGGGTAGACTAGCAACCGTTCAGTAGGTGTCATGCAGAAACCACGAAGTCTGAGAAGGTTCCTGTGCACTGCCATGCTAATCATCTCAACCTCTGTTTGGAACTGAAGCTCACCACCAGGTGTCCGCTCCTCTTTTAGTCTTTTCACTGCTACCAAAGAGCCATCAGCAAGCCTTCCCTTGTACACTTTTCCAAAACCACCTCTTCCTAAAATGTTCTTGTTACTGAAATTATCAGTTGCAACTTGAAGCTCCCGCAACGAAAACTTTTTGAGCTGACCAAGATGGACTTCTGGATCCTCCTCGGCTGAAGCAAGCAAAATGGGCCAGCAGATGAACAAACAGGCAATACAGGTTAACAAAAAAAGTACACCATATGATACAGACCTGGAACATCGAAGAAATGCTCTTCAGGTTTACGACGGCGCCACATTGCAAATGCAATTGCAGGAACAGCAAACACCAATGCTGCACCAGCAGCAACACCTCCAGCGATTGCTCCAGTGCTAGAGGCACCTAATGGTAGACATAAATCCAGGAATTAAGTGTCGTCCAGAATGCTAAAGTTTCATTGTACTAATGAGAATACAAGTAGATTAAAAAACCTACCAGTTGATTGGGTTGGGGGAGATGGAGGATTGAATGGAGGAGGTGGGGAAAAGGGAGGAGCCCCAGGGCAGGGCTTTGTAGTACCAGGGCCGCAAAGATTTGGATTGTTGGCAAAACTGTAACAAACAGGTAATATTTATCATGCACGCTGAAGATACAGTGTAGGCTAAGGATCAGTGAATCATCCAGATAAAAGACCTAATAGGGGTGAAGAGTGAAAAGGAGCCTGTTGATGGGACTTCTCCTGAGAGGTTGTTGTTCGAGAGATCCCTGCATTTTCATGATAATTATATTATATATTCATTCAACACATAACAAACATCAAGAGAACAATAGTAGTGTGCATGCTACTTACAGTACTTGGAGAGTGGAGATATTGGTCAAGGATACAGGAATTTGACCAACCAAGCTGTTGTTGTTAAGACGTCTATCCTTGCACATAGGCACAGAACAAATAAATATTTGTGACTTTACCAAAATATAAGAGCACAGAAGACACTAATAAAGATAAAAtgttaatgattttttttttccaaagacAGCATGAGTTGTGCTGATAAAATACAATTCAACGATACAACTGCCATAATATAGAATAAGCATGGGAAGAGTAGGAGAAAGGAGGAGAAGCAAACACACAAGTCCATCTATCAAATAGGAAAACAACAAAGTTAATCAAATACCAACATGTCACAGAAATTAGAAAATGCAGCATCACAAGTTCCTCTTGTTTTTCAGGTTACAAAATACATAGGCCATTCTTGACAAAGAGATCAAAAGTCTATATAAAACATccagaaatttaaaaaaaaaaactgaaaagtgTCTAAACATTAAACCTCAGCAAGTAAAACAACATAAGAGGGTGCTAGTAATTGGTAAACAAAATGAGTCTTACAGGAAACGCAGCTTCAATAGATTCCCCAGGCTGTCAGGGATATAGCCAGAGAAGTTGTTCATATACAGATCCAAACTGACCAGGTTAGTCAAGTTCCCAAGTTCAGGGGGTATGGTCCCACTTATGTTGTTGCTGTAAAGCTCCCTATTACAAAAAAAAGTAATATAAATAAATTCTCAAATGTAAAAGGACACAATTACAAAATGAAGAAATGTATACAACAATTAACAAACAGAGTTACGCATAAAATGTAAAGGTTAAGACTTTTTTTAAGATCCGCTAATTTCTAAATGGATAATTTGTTTTTGAAACAGCGTACCTCTAATTCACATTTAAAACAAGAGAAGTACTCCAGTACTCCTAAAAAATTAGCACGTATCCTGAAGCACCTAAGTAAATTAAATGATACCTCCAAGGCTGCCTCCCTTACCCATTGTGGCCGTCCCCAACTCCCCAACCCCCACCCACCAAAAAAAATGTTCAGTTTTCTTTGGCGAGTGCATAGGTATGCAGGTGGCAGAGTTTCTAGTGCACACATCCTAATGTCACTGACTCACTGACACAGATTGCAATAAGCTAATAGTCTTGGAAGCACAACCTCAAATGAGCACTGAGTGGCCAAGTAAAAGGAAGTCTACGAAAGAAATCCATATAGGCAAAAGGTGAACAGAAGTATGCATTTTGTCTGCCATAGAGCGTCATCTGCTGGTGGTGTCCGACAAACTGTCCTCCCAGGCCAACAAACTTTCAGTGCTCCAGTCCCAAATTAAATCTCCATGGTTATCAGCCATGTCTGATCCACAGATCAAGCCATAGTGCCCCACAACTAAGAGAACGTGAAGAATTGGATTGTGATGGGCTGGGCCAGGCTCAGGAGGTAATTCAAAATAAACCGATCAATTCAGGGTGCTTTAGGGTCAGTTCTTATTTTTGAGAAGGGATTACTGGAGCACTTTTCTTAAAATAATTATTCTGACGGCACATACAAGATAGAAAATCCACATCTTGAAACTGTTGGCAAAACCAACACATGCAGAACTTACAAATATTGGAGATTTTTCAGCTGACCAAGTTGTGGCACTAGGACACCAGATAATTGTGCATTTCCAAGGTCACTGTGAAAGGGAGGACATTTAGACCAGAGGTGAACATCACTAACACATTGAAATGAATATATGAGAGCTTTTTCATCAACTTACACTCTGATAACACTGTTATCGTTGTTACACGTAACATGGAACCATGTACATGGATTAACAAGAGTGGGATCCCAACTCTGCAAGACATTGTTAGTATCTTTCAAGCTCTGCCGCAGGCTGTACAGAGCATCACCTGTGGACGAAAGGTAGCATTATCAGCAGCAAGTATATTCCCAGTTAAGATGAAAAAACATATAAGAAATTTTATCCGTGACGAGCTTGTATGCaaaatatttagaaaaaaaaaggctGCTAGGCAAAAAGATTGAAATTTCCAAAACAGGTAAGGTAAGAAACCATGTAAGTCAGGAAGTTCCAAAGCACAGAGATTAGTAGTTATTACAGTTGGCCCCATCCATTGTTAGTACTACAGTGTTTGATGTTCTTCTATTCATGGTAGACCATGGGGACACATCCTATCAAACTATACTGTTCAATTACCATTtgtggagagagagggagggagagagagagagatgttcAATAACATCCCAGCCGTAGAAATAgcaaaaagtttttttttgtcaCCAGATTAAAGAACCGGTCAAACAATCTCACTTAAAAGTCAACATTAGGAATCCAAATGAACTCCTTAATTTTGGAGGACGATATTAGCAGAATTCCTCCTTTTATACAAACGAACTAGGCTAAGGTTGGTGGTCTCTCGCTGCCTCGCTATTGGAAGTAGACTTAACGATGGGCTGAACGCCCAAACGAGAAAAGTATATGGCATAACGAAAGAACTACAGCGAACAAAAAGTTTACGTTTTCCTCGAAATCAACTGAACGTGGCTTGTTCATTCCTCTGATCCATCGAAGCAGAGCTATAACTAAACGTATGCTCTATGCATAAACTTCAAATATCCGCCAAATACATCACCACGAACGGAAGCAAGAAGTAGAGAGCAGGCAATACCTACGAGCATCAATGAAACCAGTAAAAGAATCAAGCTCATATGCTCCATCCCAGCTGTACAGATTTCAAACTTGGGACGAATCAAACCGGGGCAGCGCACGGCTAACTAGTATGACTCACCCTCGGTGTTGGCGACGACCCGTCCCGGCCCGAGCAGCACCGCCACCGCAAGGACCACCGCCCACCACctccccgcctccgccgccgccattcCAACTCGAGCGCCAAGCGGGCCCCCACCACCTCACCGACGCATGGGCGCGCGGGTCCCCCCGCCGACCGGTGCGCCTAAGGCCCGAGCTGCACGGCGCTGCCCgatctgccgcgccgccgccgggctctctctccctctccctcctgaGCTCACGgcgtgctcctcctcctcccctctctctctctctctctgaaatGGAAgggagttttttttctttttcttttcgggGACGAATTCTCTCTGTAGCTGGAAACGGAGTGCGGCTGTGTGTGCGCGTGTGTATGTGTGTATGTCCCGACCTAAATTGTTCTTCTACTCCGCGGTGGGACCACCGCCTACGCTCGCAGAACAAAGGGGCGCCCCACCGCGGCGACTCCCACCCGACGTCACCGACGTTCGGGACCAGGGAGCCCCCGGGGCCCGCGTGGAAGCGAGAGGTCTGCGCGGCGGGAAGGCGCGGGCGGCGTGCCTTCCGGAGAGTGGTGGGGTGGGGTGACTTGATGGAGCTAGCAGtggggaggaggagggaggggagCATGGGGAGGTGCGGGCCCCGCCGCGGGCGGGGGGATCTCGTGGACACGGTCCTCGGTACGCCGGTCTCGTCGTTCCGTCTGTTCGCGTGTTTATTTTAGCTAGGGTAGGAGTATATTTTTCTTATAATTTTCATCAGTCTAATTTATCAGTTCAAAATTTAATAAACTAGCATCAGTCTAATTTATCAGTTCAAAATTTaaccagcgaacagactgatTCTCGGAGTGATGGTGTCGCTTCGTACAGCCCCCACTGCACGCGCGTGCATCGATTCGGAAAATCATCACGTTTGCTTGATCCGTCCGTGGAACGGACACACCGGCTCACGACCCGTCCTCTGCTCGTGATTGGATTTCTAGGGTTGATGAGGAAAAAAAAAGCAAAGGTCCCCGTTTTCTATATTGATTGAGAATCATTGGGCTAACCTAATGCTTCGTTACAGTACAACATGTTAAGTGAGATAGTAGTATTAGGTACCGTTTATATGGCAAAATTTTTAGCGAAAtgccactgtagcactttcgttgttatttggtaattagtgtccaatcatagtctaattaggcttaaaagattcgtctcgtgaatttcgtctaaactgtgtaattagttttattttttatttatatttaatgctttatgcatgcgtccaaagattcaatgtgacgagaaatcttgaaaaaatttAGCATTTTAGAGTGCAACTTTACGGGGCCTAGCTTAAAAGCCAAAGGCCGAAACCGGCGACTGATGTGTACCGTACACCAGTAGGTGGCAGCGGCAGCGTGTGCCGCTCCAGTACAGCAGGTTTCGCGGCAAAggttagggcgcgtttagatcaaaaaaaaaaaaaatttgggttttttttttttttttttttgttaatgtagcatttttgtttgtatttggtaattagtgtctaattatggattaattaggttcgaaagtttcgtctcgtgatttctcacctaactatgtaattagttttttttcgtctatatttagtactctatatgtgccgcaagatttaatGTAACGGTACTGCACAAAAttttttgaaatctaaacagGCGCTTAGTTAAGGTCCGGATCCAGAGAGATGTGAAGAGGGAGGGAATGCAGCAGCAGCACAAAGGAGACCGTGGATCACTGCGCCGTGGGCCCGCCTCCGCACAAGGCCAGCTGGAGAACAGTCAAAAGCCCGCTCCCGTGACAGGGAGATAAACCCCGTCCCGTCGTCCGTGGGCCGGGTCTACACCCCGCGCGGGGGCAGAAAAGCCAGCGCCAGCCTGGGCCCACCTGCCCGGCTGTCGTTCCCAGCGCGCCAGCCAGTGCAACGCCGCCAACGCAGGGTCGGGGTTGAGATGTTTTTTTTTATagaggagaaaaaaaaaaggtgtgTTCGTGCCGTGTTTGGGTACAGTTCAAACGTGCGGTAGTCGTGCGTGTGCTCCTCTTCTTCTACTGTGGTGGGCCATGCATACCGGAACCGGTCAAAATGTTTGACCGCCCGGCGCCCGCGGCCGGTCTACGCACTCTGGTCGTTAGCTGCACGCCGGCTCTAACGACGACGGCGACCAGCGGGTACGCATGAATTAACACCACGATTATGACAAGTATGTGTTCGGTAAATTCTTTGGAGGCGCGTTCAGTGAATTCTGGCGAGACAATAATGGCCGAAATCTAGGCATCACATCCTAGCGCTGTCAACTTTGGATCGTAGTATAGGATAGCTgaagatttttttgttttgttttgtgtgTGTGCGTATGGGGATGGAAAATTCTTTGCCCATGGAAGACCGAAAAGTCAGTCAACGCTAGCTCATTGCGTTGCCGAGAACGACAGCCGTGTCGCGAAGTCATCTCCGAGCGCTGCAGTCCAATGGCACGGTGATGGTGATGTGATGATGATGCGCAGTAGCACAAAGGAAGTGTGGTGTCTCCATCACTCGTGCTCGTCCCGTATGGACCAAACAGTGCAACGAATTTTCCGTTTCCAGAACGTCGGACGCTAATACTACTAGCACAATTCTCTTGACACTAACGAACTCGCAAGAGAGAAGCCTACAGGTCACGGGTTCCACGGTGACGAGGACCTCGTCCCCACTTTTTCCCGTTTAGATCCAGCACAGACCACCCGTAGTTCCAAGACTAAGCACGAGAAAGAGGTAATTTCTTATCTCAGCAGAACGCCGGGAACCTGCAAATTTTTTAAAAAGGGAACCTGCAATGCTGAACCCATTTCCATTGGCACATTAGACATGGAACAGTAACATCTTCGTGTACACAAACACAACACACAAGTGTATGCAGCAGTCCTCCACGGCTCCACCATCCATGATTGTTGCCTGCATTTCTCGGCCCATGCTAACGCTACGGGATGTTTCGTAATACAAATCAAACGAGCAAAAGGCAATACATATCTTAGTCAACGAGCAGAGGATTTCCCTATCAAATATATATCCACGGCACCCTTCAAGAAAAACCACTGTGATAACTTTATCcaccctgttcgcttatgctgaagTTTGGGTTAttctgatgcttatgctgatttgttgtaagagaaaaacaatgttcgttggctgaaaaattaGTTCAA is from Miscanthus floridulus cultivar M001 chromosome 7, ASM1932011v1, whole genome shotgun sequence and encodes:
- the LOC136467209 gene encoding LRR receptor kinase SERK2, which produces MAAAEAGRWWAVVLAVAVLLGPGRVVANTEGDALYSLRQSLKDTNNVLQSWDPTLVNPCTWFHVTCNNDNSVIRVDLGNAQLSGVLVPQLGQLKNLQYLELYSNNISGTIPPELGNLTNLVSLDLYMNNFSGYIPDSLGNLLKLRFLRLNNNSLVGQIPVSLTNISTLQVLDLSNNNLSGEVPSTGSFSLFTPISFANNPNLCGPGTTKPCPGAPPFSPPPPFNPPSPPTQSTGASSTGAIAGGVAAGAALVFAVPAIAFAMWRRRKPEEHFFDVPAEEDPEVHLGQLKKFSLRELQVATDNFSNKNILGRGGFGKVYKGRLADGSLVAVKRLKEERTPGGELQFQTEVEMISMAVHRNLLRLRGFCMTPTERLLVYPYMANGSVASRLRERQTSEPPLEWEKRRRIALGSARGLSYLHDHCDPKIIHRDVKAANILLDEDFEAVVGDFGLAKLMDYKDTHVTTAVRGTIGHIAPEYLSTGKSSEKTDVFGYGIMLLELITGQRAFDLARLANDDDVMLLDWVKGLLKEKKVEMLVDPDLQNAYEEIEVENLIQVALLCTQGSPLDRPKMSEVVRMLEGDGLAERWDEWQKVEVVRQEAESAPLRNDWIVDSTYNLRAVELSGPR